A stretch of Henckelia pumila isolate YLH828 chromosome 4, ASM3356847v2, whole genome shotgun sequence DNA encodes these proteins:
- the LOC140860562 gene encoding putative F-box/kelch-repeat protein At1g15680 gives MDSHETSNLRSAELIDVGDIPEWMLWEVLMRLPLKVLFQSKVVSKQWCCMISDPSFARMLYADRIWRFPLWILVSSFANKAMIDHFSNKKLAVLDGCNSIGANCLDLIVLRHGQEVGVDGWDFIVVAISNGLLLYGPRVECPSRLLIYSYDICNPITGQRIILPPSQHCFEFVATGFVTQVQDNVLQSFRVVRVDVHHMDSGFVRFDVYFSEIRKWKYFQLHSLIYFYKWKNPVVFRQTLHWMITKHRLLAYDPYNNSVRFTRLPSDDPASYEESKIDVDDALFDEHGGHLRYAEVKLDDRGWTNVSIWVLDDYDSARWCLQHRVGLEEPSDSSVPLSFHPFDSNIVYIINGKLGLYSYDFKSRELIIVDGSTRCYRHQLPYALSYFNFVIPPWPLFIHPSLF, from the coding sequence ATGGATTCTCATGAGACATCAAATCTGAGATCGGCGGAGTTGATCGATGTCGGCGATATCCCGGAATGGATGTTATGGGAGGTGCTGATGAGACTGCCGTTGAAAGTTTTATTTCAGAGTAAAGTTGTTTCCAAGCAATGGTGTTGTATGATTTCAGACCCTTCTTTTGCTCGGATGTTATACGCTGATCGAATATGGCGGTTCCCGCTTTGGATTCTTGTATCTAGCTTCGCAAACAAGGCCATGATTGATCATTTTTCGAATAAGAAGTTGGCAGTACTGGATGGATGTAATTCCATCGGAGCCAATTGCCTGGATCTGATTGTTTTGCGGCATGGTCAGGAGGTCGGCGTGGACGGTTGGGACTTCATAGTCGTCGCCATCAGCAACGGGTTGCTGCTATATGGTCCTCGTGTGGAGTGTCCTAGCAGACTTTTGATCTATAGTTATGATATATGCAATCCCATCACAGGCCAGAGGATTATACTGCCTCCATCCCAACATTGCTTCGAGTTCGTCGCCACGGGTTTTGTGACTCAAGTCCAAGACAACGTTCTCCAAAGTTTTAGAGTTGTACGCGTAGATGTCCATCATATGGATTCTGGCTTTGTTAGGTTCGATGTCTACTTTTCCGAAATCCGTAAatggaaatattttcaactACACAGTCTAATTTACTTTTATAAGTGGAAGAATCCTGTTGTTTTTCGGCAAACCCTGCATTGGATGATCACCAAACACAGACTATTGGCTTATGATCCTTACAATAACTCCGTTCGCTTTACTCGACTGCCTAGTGATGATCCTGCCAGCTATGAAGAAAGCAAAATAGATGTCGACGACGCCTTGTTCGACGAGCATGGAGGGCATTTGAGATATGCCGAAGTAAAACTGGATGACCGCGGATGGACTAATGTAAGCATCTGGGTATTAGACGACTACGATTCAGCGAGATGGTGCCTGCAACACAGAGTCGGCCTCGAAGAGCCAAGCGACTCATCGGTGCCGTTGTCTTTTCATCCATTCGATTCCAACATTGTGTATATTATTAACGGAAAGCTGGGTCTTTATTCGTATGATTTCAAGAGCAGAGAGTTGATTATTGTGGATGGTTCCACGAGATGTTACCGCCATCAACTCCCATATGCTCTTTCATACTTCAACTTTGTGATCCCTCCATGGCCACTTTTCATTCACCCTTCTCTTTTTTAG